A section of the Streptomyces sp. CG1 genome encodes:
- a CDS encoding immunity 49 family protein: MDDLTEDAGESIDDLELSPRMFNSALSANLTLAKARCLADPTAELFPTWDAWVSSMQVGSALFASAMATEGSVQCRISEKVRTIQATGPQYYTDASKWITAFWLAIICRAYDRMTALAQVPISLLRDSGAVFDEYIYAWIDTLQTWWLRGGDLGEKLKAALEGTAPDALQVADRDEMLKILYPPINLFLRYIVQDHQQFNADLVKTLEWHKDYWSETEERAGNSAGLVALGPLAIACLAHDAGFPIDVESEYLPECLLDNSWAGEIDT; the protein is encoded by the coding sequence TTGGATGACCTCACTGAGGACGCCGGTGAGTCGATTGACGACCTCGAACTGTCGCCGCGCATGTTCAACAGTGCCCTCAGCGCGAACCTGACTCTGGCGAAGGCCCGTTGCCTTGCCGATCCCACCGCCGAACTCTTCCCAACCTGGGATGCATGGGTCAGCAGCATGCAGGTCGGATCTGCGCTCTTCGCATCGGCTATGGCAACCGAGGGAAGCGTCCAGTGCCGGATCTCCGAGAAGGTGCGTACGATCCAGGCGACTGGTCCTCAGTACTACACGGATGCGAGCAAGTGGATCACGGCCTTCTGGCTTGCCATCATCTGCCGTGCATACGACCGGATGACCGCCTTGGCCCAGGTACCCATCAGCCTGCTGCGCGACTCCGGAGCGGTCTTCGATGAGTACATCTACGCCTGGATCGACACCCTTCAGACATGGTGGCTCCGGGGCGGCGACCTCGGTGAGAAGCTCAAAGCCGCCCTTGAGGGAACAGCACCCGACGCGCTCCAGGTCGCCGATCGCGACGAGATGCTGAAGATTCTCTACCCGCCGATCAACCTTTTCTTGCGCTACATCGTTCAGGATCACCAGCAGTTCAACGCCGATCTGGTGAAGACGCTTGAGTGGCACAAGGATTACTGGAGCGAGACCGAAGAGCGGGCGGGTAACAGCGCAGGGCTGGTAGCCCTCGGTCCCCTGGCCATCGCATGCCTTGCCCACGACGCTGGCTTCCCTATCGACGTCGAGTCCGAGTATCTCCCTGAATGCCTTTTGGACAACAGCTGGGCCGGCGAAATCGACACGTGA
- a CDS encoding DUF6177 family protein codes for MTHDVIALTPNMPDARTVLAGLYAGGPELRVNSVSEGAVAQLCTADGRHLVSVEVPLFVQVPGEVGRLLGPDVRTQTPVWWTEVRATTAVAEAGRLAGSVGGRLASVLGGATWPADAAHTDVVPIPSADGDHPDNNPLGVDVLTDQAALVIQDRPVVSATTWLTDLLQTTIPSGRELQIVTPPEARLTLPTRTLMTNVPARWVVRDATCGYYDGLTGAVLHWHEGRFTPAPTADGRASVADAFEARSAIQGEQQLHLSIRTTHPADENLLLGGALEAAWQALTGGAPAGWSTAEPVNLPWSPRQLTELARARAEKSAPTWLIAVGAPDRPAIATCRVVRTPAGVEEQITLAFGYTAGRAPLHSLAELAETLATRHRLTSMLTYLRTARADLTTPPHHEPPLVPLSFTLGCDAVRTMGPTVADSAPDARPIRLGPATRPALHYPLGDGTDLTSWQRLKQLNDHLRAPR; via the coding sequence GTGACACACGACGTCATCGCCCTCACCCCGAACATGCCGGACGCCCGGACCGTACTTGCCGGGCTGTACGCCGGCGGGCCCGAGCTTCGGGTGAACAGTGTTTCCGAGGGGGCCGTCGCCCAGTTGTGTACGGCTGATGGGCGCCACCTGGTGAGCGTTGAGGTGCCGTTGTTCGTTCAGGTGCCTGGCGAGGTCGGCCGCTTGCTCGGGCCGGACGTGCGGACCCAGACGCCAGTGTGGTGGACCGAAGTACGGGCGACCACGGCGGTCGCGGAAGCCGGACGGCTGGCCGGATCGGTCGGCGGGCGACTTGCCTCAGTGTTGGGCGGGGCCACCTGGCCAGCCGACGCCGCGCATACCGACGTTGTTCCCATTCCTTCCGCCGACGGCGACCACCCTGACAACAACCCACTCGGTGTCGACGTCCTCACCGACCAGGCGGCCCTGGTCATCCAGGACCGTCCCGTGGTCTCCGCGACCACCTGGCTCACCGACCTCCTGCAGACCACTATCCCCTCGGGACGGGAACTTCAGATCGTCACCCCGCCCGAGGCCCGGCTGACCCTGCCCACCCGCACCCTAATGACCAACGTGCCCGCCCGCTGGGTCGTCCGAGACGCCACCTGCGGCTACTACGACGGTCTCACCGGCGCCGTGCTCCACTGGCACGAGGGCCGCTTCACTCCCGCGCCCACGGCGGACGGCCGGGCATCGGTCGCGGATGCCTTCGAGGCACGCTCCGCCATCCAAGGTGAACAGCAACTCCACCTCTCCATCCGCACCACCCACCCCGCCGACGAAAACCTCCTCCTCGGTGGCGCCCTGGAAGCCGCGTGGCAGGCGCTCACCGGTGGCGCACCCGCTGGCTGGTCCACCGCCGAACCCGTCAACCTTCCCTGGTCACCACGTCAGTTGACCGAACTGGCCCGTGCCCGAGCTGAAAAGTCCGCGCCCACCTGGCTGATCGCCGTCGGAGCCCCCGACCGCCCAGCGATCGCCACCTGCCGTGTCGTGCGAACCCCGGCCGGCGTGGAGGAACAGATCACACTCGCCTTCGGCTACACCGCTGGCCGGGCTCCTCTCCACTCCCTCGCCGAGCTGGCCGAGACGCTGGCCACCCGCCACCGCCTCACGTCCATGCTCACCTACCTCCGCACCGCCCGCGCCGACCTGACCACTCCGCCGCACCACGAGCCGCCACTCGTACCGCTCTCCTTCACCCTGGGCTGCGACGCGGTACGCACCATGGGTCCTACGGTGGCCGATTCGGCCCCAGACGCTCGGCCCATCCGACTCGGCCCCGCGACACGGCCCGCCCTCCACTACCCGCTCGGCGACGGTACCGACCTCACCTCCTGGCAACGCCTCAAACAGCTCAACGATCACCTCAGGGCCCCGCGATGA
- a CDS encoding RNase A-like domain-containing protein produces MMAAAAVWGVLQLVAVSWPTRSVRLSTVLLALAVGVYGCGVATALVELAYTRLYADQSGQSLITVVNTTSYTVAPWVEELIKVSPLLLAGLSLKVRRQWALTDFVVLGAALGGGFGLLEGVLRYGLDANRAIARGGGWIIPDSLSPPYVPGLGQVLTAWLPAPFSQLDMLGPPVTETFSHLVWTAMAGFGVGLLWRARGWLRLLSVVPLAAAVAYHTVNNYAVQKPTSQAAHWLESLNGKAWAAPLICLAIAMLADLRQIHRGKRIVPGVLLASERVDGDSAGALLRYATWRLPWSLLIVLRYVRLRRSLLYASASAPPDDTEGLRRVVAGITARMEASDNLGAWQTLDIRRLLKATRRARGSRQRWLLVIPCVLALPSLLFLGVGSFTSAAGLQKFFSTGSGPKILMGFGIAALAWIAYQFTTLLRTWRTASTQPTAELLAVHRFRLGTALGAATTGALLLWRGFGDAGPDGRAIHTFHLLDALNTFLVYLGFALLLLSLLALFPPGGLALAGGGAIGALTAEAAANAALLGTAGIVLMGLGASNSSGGDYNAWPRSKRKGRVKPEHRADVRGDEGKSLGGKSTAHTIDRHVNKTIADMRKRLRENPDLGSDSRYVDIDSTQRFTDRTLAIAKNQRKISAWLAKGAKAPLRLDAMFDENTGLHLTRYDFTHGLPTKWVRGVRVILKADPSAPTGYRVLTSFPQP; encoded by the coding sequence ATGATGGCGGCGGCCGCCGTGTGGGGTGTGCTGCAACTGGTCGCTGTTTCCTGGCCGACGCGTTCGGTGCGCCTGTCGACCGTGCTGCTGGCGCTCGCGGTGGGCGTGTACGGGTGCGGCGTGGCGACGGCGTTGGTAGAGCTCGCCTACACCCGCCTCTACGCGGACCAGTCGGGCCAGTCGCTGATCACGGTGGTGAACACCACCAGCTACACGGTGGCGCCCTGGGTGGAAGAGCTGATCAAGGTTTCCCCGCTGTTGCTGGCCGGGCTGAGTCTGAAGGTTCGCCGCCAGTGGGCGCTGACGGACTTCGTGGTGCTGGGCGCGGCACTGGGGGGCGGGTTCGGGCTGCTGGAGGGGGTCCTTCGGTACGGCTTGGACGCGAACCGGGCGATTGCCCGGGGTGGGGGCTGGATCATCCCGGACAGTTTGTCCCCGCCCTACGTGCCGGGTCTGGGGCAGGTGTTGACGGCCTGGCTCCCGGCGCCGTTCAGCCAGCTAGACATGCTCGGCCCGCCGGTCACCGAAACCTTCTCGCACCTGGTGTGGACGGCCATGGCCGGCTTCGGGGTCGGACTGCTGTGGCGCGCACGAGGTTGGTTACGCCTGCTCTCGGTGGTCCCGCTCGCGGCCGCTGTCGCCTATCACACGGTGAACAACTACGCGGTCCAGAAACCCACCAGCCAGGCCGCGCACTGGCTTGAATCACTGAACGGAAAGGCGTGGGCGGCACCGCTCATATGCCTGGCCATCGCCATGCTCGCCGACCTGCGCCAGATCCACCGCGGTAAGCGCATCGTGCCGGGCGTACTGCTTGCTTCTGAACGCGTCGACGGCGACAGCGCGGGAGCCCTGCTGCGCTACGCGACCTGGCGTCTGCCATGGAGCCTGCTGATCGTCCTGCGCTACGTCAGGCTGCGGCGCTCCCTGCTGTACGCCTCGGCGTCGGCGCCGCCCGACGACACCGAAGGCCTGCGCCGGGTGGTCGCCGGAATCACTGCTCGGATGGAGGCATCCGACAACCTGGGCGCCTGGCAGACGCTGGACATCCGGCGCCTGCTGAAGGCAACTCGAAGGGCCCGCGGTTCTCGGCAGCGGTGGCTGCTGGTGATCCCCTGTGTCCTCGCGCTGCCCTCGTTACTGTTCCTGGGGGTCGGCTCGTTCACCTCGGCTGCCGGCCTCCAGAAGTTCTTCAGTACCGGTTCGGGGCCGAAGATCCTCATGGGCTTCGGCATCGCCGCCCTGGCCTGGATCGCCTACCAGTTCACCACCCTGCTGCGCACCTGGCGGACAGCATCGACCCAGCCCACGGCGGAACTGCTAGCGGTCCACCGCTTCCGTCTCGGAACCGCACTGGGCGCGGCCACCACCGGCGCACTCCTGCTGTGGCGGGGGTTCGGCGACGCCGGCCCCGACGGCAGGGCGATCCACACGTTCCACCTGCTCGACGCGCTTAACACGTTCCTGGTCTACCTCGGCTTCGCCCTCCTCCTGCTGTCCCTACTCGCACTCTTCCCTCCCGGAGGCCTCGCCCTCGCCGGAGGCGGAGCAATCGGCGCCCTCACCGCCGAAGCCGCCGCCAACGCGGCCCTCCTCGGCACGGCTGGGATCGTCCTTATGGGGCTGGGAGCGTCGAATAGCTCCGGCGGGGACTACAACGCGTGGCCCAGGAGCAAGCGCAAGGGGCGCGTAAAGCCCGAGCACCGCGCTGATGTCCGCGGTGATGAGGGCAAGAGCCTTGGAGGCAAGAGCACGGCTCATACCATTGACAGGCATGTCAACAAGACCATTGCCGACATGCGCAAGCGCCTACGTGAAAACCCTGACCTTGGCTCGGACTCACGCTACGTTGACATTGATTCGACACAACGCTTCACCGACAGGACTCTCGCCATTGCAAAGAACCAGCGGAAGATATCTGCCTGGCTAGCCAAGGGTGCGAAGGCACCACTTCGTCTGGATGCAATGTTTGACGAAAACACTGGGCTCCATCTCACTCGATATGATTTCACTCATGGGCTGCCGACGAAGTGGGTAAGGGGAGTTCGGGTCATTCTCAAGGCTGACCCGTCGGCACCCACTGGATACCGTGTTCTCACTTCGTTCCCTCAGCCCTAA
- a CDS encoding contact-dependent growth inhibition system immunity protein: MSQALPPGQRFDELSDLLEAYAYAGFTFSDTAETPGPGLGSYLRIAARDPARAARAVHQIDDLLAVGLFSEEIADEVEDLPQIRPPMGRSVEDCLRIVRDHLYRFLEDTSRVLQVNPQNSWEWNERFPALSQLLGAYFHRDFTYLYDSRDEALDEYVSEAEPEDRAQAVQELGELLTMVSSDQELHTAAAALGLDLLPPQGMSLRQWLELIRHRIATA, encoded by the coding sequence ATGAGTCAGGCACTTCCGCCAGGGCAGCGATTCGATGAACTCAGCGACCTGCTGGAGGCTTATGCATACGCTGGCTTCACATTCTCCGACACCGCGGAGACTCCGGGCCCTGGTCTGGGCTCTTATCTCAGAATCGCCGCACGGGATCCTGCACGTGCCGCAAGGGCGGTCCACCAGATTGACGATCTGCTCGCCGTTGGACTGTTCTCCGAAGAGATCGCAGATGAGGTAGAGGACCTGCCACAAATCCGCCCTCCGATGGGGAGAAGCGTGGAGGACTGTCTGCGCATCGTCAGGGACCACCTCTACCGATTCCTGGAAGACACGTCACGAGTTCTCCAGGTGAACCCGCAGAATTCTTGGGAGTGGAACGAGCGATTCCCCGCCTTGAGCCAGTTGCTCGGCGCCTACTTTCACCGGGATTTTACATACCTCTACGATTCTCGCGATGAGGCTCTCGATGAGTATGTCAGCGAAGCCGAACCGGAAGACCGTGCACAGGCAGTGCAGGAGCTCGGTGAACTCCTGACCATGGTGTCCTCGGATCAGGAACTCCACACTGCGGCCGCAGCGTTGGGACTCGACCTTCTGCCGCCGCAGGGGATGTCACTCCGGCAATGGCTGGAGCTGATCCGCCACAGGATCGCTACGGCGTAG
- a CDS encoding DUF1876 domain-containing protein, with amino-acid sequence MTGLKSWNIQISIKEDGAMVCAEATLIGRPGERMVGEGTARCNPIDENVPDIGDELAVARALSSLTHQLVHAAATDIEVHTDKPVERLKV; translated from the coding sequence GTGACTGGCCTGAAGAGCTGGAACATCCAGATCAGCATCAAGGAAGACGGCGCCATGGTCTGCGCCGAGGCCACGCTCATCGGGCGTCCCGGCGAGCGCATGGTCGGCGAGGGCACGGCACGCTGCAATCCGATCGACGAGAACGTCCCGGACATCGGCGACGAGCTGGCCGTGGCGCGTGCTCTGTCGTCGCTCACGCATCAACTGGTACACGCCGCAGCAACGGACATCGAGGTCCATACGGACAAGCCTGTGGAGAGGCTGAAGGTCTGA
- a CDS encoding RNA polymerase sigma factor, which translates to MTGPQQPQRVIRTMTTELPTAFWAFHNLYYRPYLEYAHIQLGDQHSAGELVHATFMDLALNWPDMMEDANHEAYAWALLRERIAEELHLQGRTPATVETAAFARVNRAALESVRDQLADMESALGLYAAISRLPERQFDVMVLLYVLGYPTDRTAHILGVTPATVRSQARHAKRKLARDLDLSVDQTADRDETE; encoded by the coding sequence GTGACCGGGCCCCAGCAGCCCCAACGCGTCATCCGCACGATGACCACCGAACTGCCCACAGCCTTCTGGGCGTTCCACAACCTGTACTACCGGCCCTACCTCGAATACGCCCACATCCAACTCGGCGACCAGCACTCCGCCGGAGAACTCGTCCACGCCACCTTCATGGACCTCGCCCTGAACTGGCCAGACATGATGGAGGACGCCAACCACGAGGCCTACGCATGGGCCCTGCTGCGCGAACGGATCGCAGAAGAACTCCACCTCCAGGGCCGAACCCCGGCGACCGTGGAGACCGCAGCCTTCGCACGCGTCAACCGAGCCGCCCTCGAATCCGTCCGCGACCAGCTCGCCGACATGGAAAGCGCCCTCGGCCTGTACGCGGCCATCTCACGACTTCCCGAGCGACAGTTCGACGTGATGGTGCTGCTCTACGTCCTCGGCTATCCCACCGACCGCACCGCCCACATCCTGGGGGTAACACCGGCAACCGTTCGTTCGCAGGCCCGGCACGCCAAGCGGAAGCTGGCCAGAGACCTAGACCTGTCCGTCGACCAGACGGCGGACCGCGACGAAACGGAGTGA
- a CDS encoding RICIN domain-containing protein, producing MLRRPPRPPSSRRRWARKLAAPVVSITSLGLLATLAVHPELVTHDPRGVKPAADSYPWYTQTAAEQLRQDQCLMSGVLRLGGPTMATAAQDGLNQPADKLHVLANRDHWDKTPLAGAYQKDRDAYDKQLDDLHSLRNAWQKPLAGLSTPGGFTETDFHWPPGSPGDGKQDFYTQTGLSKWISDRFWKDDADFYTDPTAKADDKTVQAFKNIGDPLYTGDPDPSLPPEARDRRYAEQSAYEFLKFRDQYFADDLRLFLTSGGFPHTAPDPDSPEYRVAVEDVKTRFAACSWRDPIDPDKVLGDVTSTAATEWQQEISSQAGMRNTILDANEDAVSSLTKAAKTLGDLLGQSWTADHLARWQDYWQPGGLGWVGDADNIVQVVNAQGKCLDVQGSGTSNGTPVQVYTCNNSAAQRWKIHGSEDAAQLVNVASQKCLDVAGNNDDNKTPIRIWQCNDSPAQRWALNMQSDTPIKSVGTGKCLDLHTFNNGQDAWLYGCNNSAAQKFRVKPLGHNGTDDSSYPDKAQFTKATTGITNARSKAKSLLVDLKALQKTAAAAAKRSDDAETASYQVADQRGAPRGRGLLVGQQKNQVTQGITAAVDAMEKAGETAEAATRASGSDSDTIAQRAIAQAAQVKTEFRRQAAHTAELQAKAAADAAKVHRDNAKQDADTAKQKLGETLAAEDKAKTAAATAHARRLDAEAEEETAKAEKANAAAAQTEANQHKQNAQDQADKAKTAKDKAEASEKTASDKRDDAKAKANHARDMRDDAWDAQQKANADRAKADSKKAYADSLDAGDDADAARKAADDADKHATDSETAASKAQTEADAATKSAEDADAAATRAEAAAKRARADSDAAQAAKADADAAVRTATATAADAIAASQHAAGEARAAVQLADVAEQDAKNAKDQAEAAKKDLAVALLAAAKSAGYAHVTAQAAVDAGKSAKQVVKPANDAIELGSPYVDNDSTAELVVLTGQASKTLADQQKTVADTHAKNAQAEADAAKNIADQAKDDTKAALQSAANAARSAADARGYANQALDYSADAAKSAAAAVDSLNRTTEYDRQAGEDAAAADGAATRAEGYAKDARESADAAALDAQAAHKAADQASQDAKDARAAADRADKDATEAEQSAKDADKYAKETQETADRTEREKNAKRITDGAGSGIGSVFWIDRIEPIGKPEEIDRKNCGAFHTGDCVITAKVHFNVTRDYFVCTLPEVPETGCPSWESLLVDTQVVKDQYSTVTKTISMVEFNRGIDPIDVLFGDFIGCNEKVTGNGGSWGDCAWATLDIGSLFAGKGIKAIADAIKAVDASLRTGIEIEDAYRALKSLDGVNPGTLANISRTVEAYENDVRIACEAVTTPAPGLRSGSTAATRAGVAAASGPPCKFWKLTDFQGQRVYQRDDLINPNYVSPEDKYGRTNLKRMQQGLAPMGDGRLASGGKDKPMNLHHMLQTQDGPIAEVTDAMHFDNYGKLHWKSGAKIPSGIDRPEFEKWKKEYWKSRAKDFG from the coding sequence GTGCTGCGCAGACCACCCAGACCACCATCGAGCAGACGCAGATGGGCGAGAAAACTGGCGGCTCCGGTCGTCTCCATCACCTCACTCGGCCTGCTCGCCACCCTTGCCGTCCACCCTGAACTCGTCACCCACGATCCGCGCGGCGTGAAGCCGGCGGCGGATTCGTACCCCTGGTACACCCAGACGGCGGCTGAGCAGCTGCGGCAGGACCAGTGCCTGATGTCCGGGGTTCTGCGCCTGGGCGGGCCCACCATGGCCACGGCCGCGCAGGACGGTTTGAACCAGCCGGCGGACAAGCTGCATGTCCTGGCCAACCGTGACCACTGGGACAAGACTCCCCTCGCGGGCGCCTACCAGAAGGACCGGGACGCCTACGACAAGCAGCTCGACGACCTCCACAGCCTCCGCAACGCCTGGCAGAAACCCCTCGCCGGCCTGTCCACACCGGGCGGGTTCACCGAGACGGACTTCCACTGGCCTCCCGGATCCCCGGGGGACGGCAAGCAGGACTTCTACACCCAGACCGGCCTGTCGAAGTGGATATCCGACCGGTTCTGGAAAGACGACGCCGACTTCTACACCGACCCGACCGCGAAGGCGGACGACAAGACGGTCCAGGCGTTCAAGAACATCGGCGACCCCCTCTACACCGGGGACCCCGACCCCAGCCTGCCCCCCGAGGCGCGGGACCGCCGTTACGCGGAGCAGTCCGCCTACGAGTTCCTGAAGTTCAGGGACCAGTACTTCGCCGATGACCTGCGCCTGTTCCTGACCTCGGGCGGTTTCCCCCACACCGCACCGGATCCGGACTCCCCGGAGTACCGGGTCGCCGTGGAGGACGTGAAGACCCGCTTCGCGGCATGCTCCTGGCGGGATCCGATCGACCCGGACAAGGTTCTCGGCGACGTCACCAGCACGGCCGCCACGGAGTGGCAGCAGGAGATCAGCAGCCAGGCGGGGATGCGGAACACCATCCTGGACGCTAACGAGGACGCGGTCAGCAGCCTCACCAAGGCCGCCAAGACCCTCGGTGACCTGCTGGGCCAGTCCTGGACGGCTGACCATCTCGCGCGCTGGCAGGACTACTGGCAGCCGGGTGGGCTCGGCTGGGTCGGGGATGCCGACAACATCGTCCAGGTCGTCAACGCCCAGGGCAAATGCCTCGACGTCCAGGGCTCCGGTACCTCGAACGGCACCCCGGTGCAGGTGTACACCTGCAACAACAGTGCGGCACAACGGTGGAAGATCCACGGCAGCGAGGACGCCGCCCAGCTCGTCAACGTCGCCTCGCAGAAGTGCCTGGATGTCGCCGGGAACAACGACGACAACAAGACGCCGATCCGAATCTGGCAGTGCAATGACAGCCCCGCCCAGCGGTGGGCGCTGAACATGCAGTCCGACACCCCCATCAAGAGTGTCGGCACCGGGAAGTGTCTGGACCTGCACACGTTCAACAACGGGCAGGACGCCTGGCTGTACGGCTGCAACAACAGTGCGGCGCAGAAGTTCCGGGTCAAGCCCCTCGGTCACAACGGCACCGACGACAGCAGCTACCCGGACAAGGCGCAGTTCACCAAGGCCACCACCGGCATCACCAACGCCCGTAGCAAGGCCAAGAGCCTCCTGGTTGACCTGAAGGCGTTGCAGAAGACCGCAGCGGCGGCGGCGAAGAGGTCCGACGACGCCGAAACTGCCTCCTACCAGGTTGCCGACCAGCGGGGCGCCCCGCGTGGGCGCGGGCTGTTGGTGGGTCAGCAGAAGAACCAGGTCACCCAGGGCATCACCGCCGCTGTGGACGCCATGGAGAAGGCCGGCGAAACGGCAGAGGCTGCCACCCGCGCGAGTGGCTCGGACAGCGACACGATCGCCCAGCGCGCGATAGCTCAGGCCGCGCAGGTCAAGACGGAGTTCCGCCGCCAGGCCGCCCACACCGCAGAGTTGCAGGCCAAGGCAGCAGCGGATGCGGCGAAGGTCCACCGGGACAACGCCAAGCAGGATGCTGACACCGCCAAGCAGAAGCTCGGCGAAACCCTCGCGGCGGAGGACAAGGCGAAGACGGCTGCCGCCACCGCCCACGCCCGACGCTTGGACGCGGAGGCCGAGGAGGAGACGGCGAAGGCGGAGAAGGCCAACGCCGCCGCCGCCCAGACCGAAGCCAACCAACACAAGCAGAACGCCCAGGACCAGGCCGACAAAGCCAAGACCGCGAAGGACAAGGCCGAAGCATCCGAGAAGACCGCCTCGGACAAGCGGGACGACGCCAAGGCAAAGGCCAACCACGCCCGCGACATGCGGGACGACGCGTGGGACGCTCAGCAGAAAGCCAACGCCGACCGCGCCAAGGCCGACTCCAAGAAGGCCTACGCCGACTCGTTGGACGCCGGCGATGACGCGGACGCCGCGCGCAAGGCCGCGGACGACGCCGACAAGCACGCGACGGATTCCGAGACGGCCGCCAGCAAGGCACAGACGGAAGCCGACGCCGCCACCAAGTCCGCCGAGGACGCCGACGCCGCAGCCACACGCGCCGAAGCAGCCGCCAAACGCGCCCGCGCCGACTCCGACGCCGCACAGGCTGCGAAGGCAGACGCCGACGCCGCCGTCCGTACCGCCACCGCAACCGCAGCCGACGCGATTGCCGCATCGCAACACGCCGCCGGTGAGGCGCGTGCGGCAGTACAGCTCGCCGATGTGGCAGAGCAGGACGCCAAGAACGCGAAGGACCAGGCGGAGGCCGCGAAGAAGGACCTCGCGGTCGCACTCCTCGCAGCAGCCAAGTCCGCCGGGTACGCGCACGTCACTGCCCAGGCGGCCGTGGATGCGGGGAAGTCGGCGAAGCAGGTCGTCAAACCCGCCAACGACGCGATCGAACTCGGCTCACCGTACGTCGACAACGACAGCACGGCCGAGCTGGTGGTCCTGACCGGGCAGGCGTCGAAGACCCTCGCCGATCAGCAGAAGACTGTTGCTGACACGCATGCGAAGAACGCGCAGGCGGAGGCTGATGCCGCGAAGAACATCGCGGACCAGGCGAAAGACGACACCAAGGCAGCGTTGCAGTCAGCGGCCAACGCCGCACGATCGGCGGCCGACGCCCGCGGCTACGCCAACCAGGCCTTGGACTACTCCGCCGACGCCGCGAAATCAGCGGCGGCTGCTGTGGACTCGCTGAACCGGACAACTGAGTACGACCGGCAGGCCGGCGAAGACGCCGCAGCCGCCGACGGCGCCGCGACCCGGGCTGAGGGCTACGCCAAGGACGCCCGCGAGTCCGCTGACGCCGCCGCCCTGGACGCGCAGGCCGCACACAAGGCAGCCGACCAGGCATCCCAGGACGCCAAGGACGCGAGGGCTGCTGCCGACCGCGCCGACAAGGACGCCACTGAGGCCGAGCAGTCTGCCAAGGACGCCGACAAGTACGCCAAGGAAACCCAGGAAACAGCCGACCGCACCGAACGGGAGAAGAACGCCAAGCGGATCACAGACGGCGCTGGCTCTGGCATTGGCAGCGTGTTCTGGATCGACAGGATCGAACCGATCGGGAAACCAGAGGAGATCGACAGGAAGAACTGCGGAGCGTTCCACACCGGAGACTGCGTCATCACGGCGAAGGTCCACTTCAACGTGACGAGGGACTACTTCGTCTGCACGCTGCCGGAAGTCCCCGAGACCGGATGCCCTTCATGGGAATCACTCCTCGTAGATACGCAGGTCGTCAAGGACCAGTACAGCACCGTCACGAAGACCATCTCGATGGTCGAGTTCAACCGGGGCATCGACCCCATCGACGTCCTCTTCGGCGACTTCATCGGATGTAACGAGAAAGTCACTGGCAACGGAGGAAGCTGGGGCGACTGCGCCTGGGCCACCCTCGACATCGGGTCTCTCTTCGCGGGCAAGGGCATCAAGGCTATCGCCGACGCCATCAAGGCCGTTGACGCCTCATTGCGCACCGGGATCGAGATCGAGGACGCCTATCGAGCCCTTAAGTCTCTGGACGGTGTGAACCCCGGCACGCTCGCCAACATCTCTCGCACGGTAGAGGCGTACGAGAACGATGTCCGGATCGCCTGCGAGGCAGTCACCACGCCCGCGCCAGGGCTCCGGTCCGGCAGTACCGCTGCCACGAGAGCAGGGGTTGCAGCGGCCTCGGGACCGCCGTGCAAGTTCTGGAAGCTGACCGATTTCCAGGGCCAGCGCGTATACCAGCGGGACGACCTGATCAACCCGAACTACGTCTCGCCTGAGGACAAGTACGGTCGGACCAACCTGAAGCGGATGCAGCAGGGCCTCGCCCCGATGGGCGACGGCAGGCTTGCGAGTGGAGGGAAGGACAAGCCCATGAACCTCCACCACATGCTCCAGACACAGGACGGACCGATTGCCGAAGTGACCGACGCCATGCACTTCGACAACTACGGCAAACTACACTGGAAGTCCGGCGCCAAAATCCCCAGCGGAATCGACCGGCCTGAGTTCGAAAAGTGGAAGAAGGAATATTGGAAGAGCAGGGCGAAGGACTTCGGATGA
- a CDS encoding SMI1/KNR4 family protein, with protein MTSGLQAAEQVINLVRENQGDLTQHADGCSPEVIARAEAEMGLTFPPSYRRLIAEFGTWEVPPAEFPGVYQTPSRGEELLGSSAYTLEDRARMGLPHHFLVVMHDDVLGVVVLDTSRPDSEGEYPVFAWNPGVPEGGLMEKVADSFGEFALSECRQNLS; from the coding sequence ATGACGAGCGGTCTGCAAGCAGCCGAACAGGTGATCAACCTCGTGCGTGAGAACCAGGGCGATCTGACCCAGCACGCTGACGGCTGCTCACCCGAGGTCATCGCGCGTGCGGAGGCAGAGATGGGTCTCACCTTCCCGCCCTCGTACAGGCGTCTGATCGCAGAGTTCGGTACGTGGGAGGTTCCGCCTGCCGAGTTCCCCGGCGTGTACCAGACACCGTCCAGAGGGGAAGAACTGCTGGGCTCGTCCGCGTACACCCTGGAAGACCGAGCCCGAATGGGCCTGCCGCACCACTTCTTGGTCGTCATGCATGACGACGTCCTGGGGGTCGTCGTCCTCGACACCTCCAGGCCGGACTCAGAGGGCGAGTACCCGGTCTTCGCGTGGAACCCTGGCGTTCCGGAGGGCGGACTGATGGAGAAGGTCGCGGACAGTTTCGGTGAGTTCGCGCTCAGTGAGTGCCGCCAGAACCTGAGCTGA